Part of the Paenibacillus sp. YPG26 genome, TAGGACTTGACGCAGGATAATTGTTAACCTAAATTAATATTGTTAGTTGACAATAGAAAGGGAGATCAAGATGGCAAGTTCCAGAAGAAGCATGGTTGCTTCATTCTCAACCATGGAAATTGTACTTATGGCCATGCTGGCCACAGCCAATGCGGTGATGACGACATACATATCACCCGTCAATCAGGCGCTCAATACGTTGGGAGGGCCGATTGCCACATCATCCATAACCGGAATATATATGATCTATGGACTCCTCGCTTATTATATTATCCGTAAGCCCGGAACAGCGGTTATTACCTACGGGATTGGCGGCGTGGTACAAGCTTTCATGGGCACGGCTTACGGTATAGCTTCCTGCTTCGTCGCCGCGGCATGCTACATGGTGATTGCCGAGCTTGTATTTGCAGTCGTCCGCTACCGCAAGTGGAGTCTGACGGTTCTAATGATAGCCGGAGGAGCCATGGTGCCAATCTGGTTCTTCTTCGCAGCGAACATGTTCGGCTATACCAAGTGGGGAACTCCGGTCCTGCTTATTGCGCTTGGGGTAAGGATTCTGAGTGGGATTCTGCTGTGCGGCCTTCTTACTAAAGTTCTGGGAGAAGCTCTTGTCAGAACCCAGCTGCTGAGACGCTTCGCGATCAGCCGGGGACAGGAAGCCTAGATCTTGAAAGCTCCGGTGATCGAGCTGTATAACGTGACCTACACATACGAGACGGAGAACCGGCCTGTGCTGAATAACCTGTCCCTGGTTGTGGAGCCGGGTGAGTGGGTGGCTGTAACAGGGCGGAGCGGAAGCGGCAAGTCCGCACTGTGCCAGCTGCTGAATGGATACCTTCCCCGTGCCGGAGGTGGAGAACGGCAGGGCATCGTCCGCATCGGAGGAATTGACCCGCTTGAAGCGGAGATTGCGGAGATTGCCGTGCGCATCGGGGTTGTCTTCCAGGACCCGGATGCCCAGCTGGTGCAGGGAAGGGTGGAAGACGAGGTCGCCTTCGGCCCCGAGAATCTGTATGTTCCCGCACCCGTGATTGCCGGGCGGGTAAGCGCAGCCCTGGACGCCGTCCGGCTGACGGAGCAGCGGACAAGCTCTGTCCATGCGCTGTCCGGTGGTCAGCGGCAGCGGACGGGCATTGCCGCGGTCCTGTCCATGCAGACACCAGTCATCGTCTTCGACGATGCGGCGTCCAGTCTGGACAGGGCTTCGCGGGAGCAGCTGCTCGCGCTGCTGCAATCGCTGCACGCGGAGGGGCGCACGCTCTTGACGGTGTCCAGCCGCGTCGATGCAATCGCAGCGGCGGCTGGGCGCCTTGTGGTGCTTGAAGGCGGGGCCGTTGCCTTGGACGGCCCCGCGGCAGAGCTTGTGCGCACCGGGCGGGATCGCCTGGCGCAGCTCGGCGTGCTGCCCCGCGGGGCGGGCCCGGGCGGCGCACAGCCAGCCGCACAGCCGAGCGCTGCGCCAGCCGCTGCGCCGGCGGCGCTGCCGCGGGGCGCGGGCCCGGACGGCGCACAGCCAGCCGCGCAGCCGGGCGCTGCCCGAGGCGCTGCGCAGGCGGCGCTGCCGCGGGGCGCGGGCCCGGACGGCGCACAGCCAGCCGCGCAGCCGAGTGCTGCCCGAGGCGCTGGGCCGATGGCGCGGCCCCGCACAAGCCTGCGCGGCGCGCTTGCCGCTTCGGGCCAAGGCGAGCCGCCGCTGCTTGAGCTGCGGAACCTCACGTTCCGCTATCCAGGCAGCGCCGCCGCTGTGCTCCGCGGCATCAACCTGTCGCTGCGCCCGGGGGAGTGGGCGCTGATCTGCGGGGAGAATGGCTCCGGCAAGACGACAATGTCGCAGCTGCTGATGAACCTTCTCCCCATGCCCCGGGGCTTCTTTTACTGGGAAGGCAAGGAAGCCTCACGCATGAAGACCTATGAGCTGGCGGAGCAGATCGGTTATCTGTTCCAGGAGCCGGAGCACCAATTCGTTGCCTCGAACGTATTGGATGAGATACTGTTCGGACCCGCACGGGACCTGTCGCTTGAACCGGGAGCTTCGGTTCCCGAAGAAGTGAGGCTGCGGGCGGAGCGGCTCCTTGAAGCCGCCGGACTCAGCGGGAGACTGGATGCCTCCCCTTATCTGCTAAGCGGGGGAGAGAAGCGCCTGCTGGGTGCTGCAGCCCAGTTCATGTCCCCCAAGAAGCTGTATATTCTGGACGAGCCCACAGCAGGCACCGATTACGCTGGAACAGAGCTGTTGATTAATCTGTGCAGGGCAGCCTCGGGGGAAGGTGCGGCGCTTCTGATCATCACCCATGAACCTGAACGTTTTGAAGATGAGGCGGATACCCTGTTCACCCTGGATCAGGGTGAGATAAGCAGATCATCCATAAGCTAGCTGTCCGAAGGGATACCCTTCGGGCGGCTTTTTTGTCGTTCGGATTTATGGACTTCCTTTGGGCAGAGGTTTATAATTACATTTTGCAAATTGTTAACACAGCATCGTCTACAATGCTAAGACTAAAGAATTACCCAGAGCAACAGTGTGAAATGATTCTGGAGAAGCGTGTAAATCATCATTTCAATCAACATAGAAGGGTAGGTCATATTCACGTGCAGTCCTCTTTGAAGCGAAACTATATTTTGGCCGGCCTCCTGCTGTCAACCTTTCTTGCAGCTATCGAAGGCACGGTGATCGGGCCCGCGGGACCGAGAATTGTTGGTGACCTTGGCGGGGCCCAGCTGCTCAGCTGGGTGTTCACCGCCTATTTGCTAACGATGTCTGTGGCAACGCCGATCTTTGGCAAGATCAGTGATCTGTTCGGACGGAAGCTGGTATTTATCATCGGCTCGGTACTGTTCCTGGGTGGATCCCTGCTGTGCGGATTTGCTGGAAGTATGGAGCAGCTGATCATCTTCCGGGCAATCCAAGGGATCGGAGCCGGCGGGCTGATTCCGGTAACCTTTACCATCATTGGAGACATCTATTCCATAGAGGAACGTTCCAAGGTGCAGGGCTATGTCAGCTCGGTATGGGGGATTTCTTCCCTGGTTGGACCTCTGCTCGGCGGGTATGTGGTGGACTCCTTGAATTGGAGATGGGTGTTCGGCTTCAATATTCCGTTCGGCCTGCTCTCCGTTGTCTTCATTATCAAATATTTGAAGGAGAACATAGAGAGAAAAAAGGTCAAGATCGACTATGCCGGCGCCGTGACTTTTACGATCGGGGTAGCCGCCCTGCTGTTCGGGCTTGCGGCAGGCGGACAGTATTTTGCCTGGAATTCACCTGAACTTCTGGTTATTCTTCTGGTTGCCGTTATCGCTCTGGTGTTGTTCTTCCTTGTGGAAAAGAAAGCCGAGGAGCCGCTCGTACCCCTCAAGCTGTTCCGCTATAGAGACATCGCCTTCTCTAATATTGCGAGCCTGCTGACCAGTGCTCTGCTGATCGGACTCACCTCCTATTTTCCGTTATGGGTACAGGGGGTTCTTGGCAAGAGCGCGACCCAGTCGGGTCTGCTGCTTGCACCGATGTCCGTGGCCTGGCTTATCGGATCGGTGATCGGAGGCCGCTTGATCGTCAGACATGGCTCGCGCCTGATCTCGTTGATCGGACTGCTATTCGTATTGGTTGGCGCGGGCGGCATGGCATGGATTACGGACGAGACTCCGCAATACCTGCTGATGGTATGGAATGCGCTCTACGGGCTTGGATTTGGCTTCTCGTTCACCGTATTTACAATCATCGCCCAATCTTCTGTGGGCTTCAATCTAAGGGGCGCATCCACCGCGCTGAATTCGTTCGTGAGGTCGCTCGGCCAGACAATTGGAGTTGCTGTATTCGGGGTATTGCTTAACCAGCA contains:
- a CDS encoding ECF transporter S component, whose translation is MASSRRSMVASFSTMEIVLMAMLATANAVMTTYISPVNQALNTLGGPIATSSITGIYMIYGLLAYYIIRKPGTAVITYGIGGVVQAFMGTAYGIASCFVAAACYMVIAELVFAVVRYRKWSLTVLMIAGGAMVPIWFFFAANMFGYTKWGTPVLLIALGVRILSGILLCGLLTKVLGEALVRTQLLRRFAISRGQEA
- a CDS encoding ABC transporter ATP-binding protein; this encodes MKAPVIELYNVTYTYETENRPVLNNLSLVVEPGEWVAVTGRSGSGKSALCQLLNGYLPRAGGGERQGIVRIGGIDPLEAEIAEIAVRIGVVFQDPDAQLVQGRVEDEVAFGPENLYVPAPVIAGRVSAALDAVRLTEQRTSSVHALSGGQRQRTGIAAVLSMQTPVIVFDDAASSLDRASREQLLALLQSLHAEGRTLLTVSSRVDAIAAAAGRLVVLEGGAVALDGPAAELVRTGRDRLAQLGVLPRGAGPGGAQPAAQPSAAPAAAPAALPRGAGPDGAQPAAQPGAARGAAQAALPRGAGPDGAQPAAQPSAARGAGPMARPRTSLRGALAASGQGEPPLLELRNLTFRYPGSAAAVLRGINLSLRPGEWALICGENGSGKTTMSQLLMNLLPMPRGFFYWEGKEASRMKTYELAEQIGYLFQEPEHQFVASNVLDEILFGPARDLSLEPGASVPEEVRLRAERLLEAAGLSGRLDASPYLLSGGEKRLLGAAAQFMSPKKLYILDEPTAGTDYAGTELLINLCRAASGEGAALLIITHEPERFEDEADTLFTLDQGEISRSSIS
- a CDS encoding MDR family MFS transporter produces the protein MKRNYILAGLLLSTFLAAIEGTVIGPAGPRIVGDLGGAQLLSWVFTAYLLTMSVATPIFGKISDLFGRKLVFIIGSVLFLGGSLLCGFAGSMEQLIIFRAIQGIGAGGLIPVTFTIIGDIYSIEERSKVQGYVSSVWGISSLVGPLLGGYVVDSLNWRWVFGFNIPFGLLSVVFIIKYLKENIERKKVKIDYAGAVTFTIGVAALLFGLAAGGQYFAWNSPELLVILLVAVIALVLFFLVEKKAEEPLVPLKLFRYRDIAFSNIASLLTSALLIGLTSYFPLWVQGVLGKSATQSGLLLAPMSVAWLIGSVIGGRLIVRHGSRLISLIGLLFVLVGAGGMAWITDETPQYLLMVWNALYGLGFGFSFTVFTIIAQSSVGFNLRGASTALNSFVRSLGQTIGVAVFGVLLNQHISSAAEASRRQGTAVTQDDINKLLSPEKIADLPKELWNTLRHFLEGGLQLLFIIMAVIALFGTLSVLGLRNKPPGTEETSRDQA